From a region of the Thermosipho melanesiensis BI429 genome:
- a CDS encoding FAD binding domain-containing protein, whose translation MIKKYFSPTSLEELENLKSNINGVLFSGGTDLFVKMRYGIIDPEIVIDTKKINTKITCNNRKIFIPMNITYTELLTYIEKEQKNTFLKQVIKLIGSPMIRNRGTPIGNIANASPAGDFLLVSYLLNGQVLIKPSNRIIPIENFVLGPSKINLSQNEFIYGIELDIKENYKFYFEKIGRRNAMVISISSIALLLKEKDGKIEDISVCYGSVAPTILRNKEFEKRLIGEKVSLETFKYIASTFEKLSTPIDDIRATKDERKKLVHNLTIKAFHNLKGW comes from the coding sequence ATGATTAAAAAATATTTCTCACCTACCTCTTTAGAAGAACTCGAAAATCTAAAATCCAATATTAACGGCGTACTATTTTCAGGTGGAACAGATCTTTTTGTAAAAATGAGGTATGGAATTATTGATCCCGAAATTGTTATAGATACTAAAAAGATAAATACAAAAATAACGTGCAATAATAGAAAAATTTTCATTCCAATGAATATAACCTACACCGAATTATTAACCTACATTGAAAAAGAACAAAAAAATACCTTTTTAAAACAGGTTATAAAACTTATAGGTTCTCCCATGATAAGAAATAGGGGAACACCCATTGGAAATATTGCAAACGCTTCACCTGCCGGAGATTTTCTTCTTGTAAGTTATCTTTTAAATGGTCAGGTATTGATTAAACCTTCAAACCGAATAATACCAATTGAAAACTTTGTTTTAGGACCTTCAAAAATAAACCTTTCTCAAAACGAATTTATATATGGAATAGAGTTAGACATAAAGGAAAACTATAAATTCTACTTTGAAAAAATAGGGCGAAGAAATGCAATGGTAATTTCCATTTCAAGTATTGCTTTACTTTTAAAGGAAAAGGATGGAAAAATTGAAGATATATCAGTCTGTTATGGTTCTGTAGCTCCAACAATTCTTAGAAATAAAGAATTTGAAAAAAGATTAATAGGTGAAAAAGTATCTCTTGAAACATTCAAATACATTGCAAGTACTTTCGAAAAATTATCAACTCCAATTGATGATATTAGGGCTACAAAAGATGAGAGAAAAAAATTGGTACACAACCTTACAATAAAAGCTTTTCATAATTTAAAAGGGTGGTGA
- the thrC gene encoding threonine synthase — protein MYKLRCISCGKLFEPSPSLYTCDKCGQRYGTLEVIYDYEKLNIKKTHFDKCGDISQFKHLLPITNYPVIQKVGNTPVLSFKNFFGIKNVIFKYDGTNPTGSYKDRATTIAIAKAYEYGYNTIYCASTGNAASSLAGLSSTTKLKTYIFVPSNIPPAKLSQLVVYGARVIQIDGNYDTAFEFSIKVGEKLNWYSRNSAINPYLLEGKKTGALELVVQFDFKVPDVVFVSAGDGTVISGIFKGFYDFYKLNIINKIPKIIGVQAEGADSIVKTFENGKPYTPVDIIPHTIADSISVGKPRDVIKACKYVEKSRGKFLRVSDSEIKNAIFELAQKTGIFAEPAGAAAYAGFKKALEYKLLSKENTVAIFITGNGLKDISPIMNNLNIQKVNPNLKEILDFIEVIK, from the coding sequence ATGTATAAATTAAGATGTATATCTTGCGGAAAATTATTTGAACCTTCTCCATCATTATACACATGTGATAAATGTGGCCAAAGATATGGGACACTTGAGGTAATATACGACTATGAAAAACTAAATATTAAAAAAACACATTTTGATAAGTGTGGGGATATTTCACAATTTAAACACCTACTTCCTATTACCAATTATCCAGTTATACAAAAAGTTGGAAATACTCCTGTATTATCTTTTAAAAATTTCTTTGGAATCAAAAATGTAATTTTTAAATACGATGGAACAAATCCAACTGGCTCATACAAAGATAGAGCAACTACCATCGCTATTGCAAAAGCATACGAATATGGTTATAATACCATTTATTGCGCTTCTACCGGGAATGCAGCAAGTTCGCTAGCTGGTCTTTCTTCTACCACAAAACTTAAAACGTATATATTCGTTCCTTCGAATATTCCTCCAGCAAAACTTTCACAATTGGTAGTTTACGGGGCAAGAGTAATTCAAATAGATGGAAATTATGATACTGCTTTTGAATTTTCTATAAAAGTAGGAGAAAAACTAAATTGGTATTCTAGAAATTCTGCAATTAATCCTTATTTACTTGAAGGAAAAAAAACCGGTGCATTAGAACTAGTAGTTCAATTTGATTTTAAAGTTCCAGATGTGGTATTTGTTAGTGCTGGTGATGGAACTGTAATAAGTGGAATTTTCAAAGGATTTTATGATTTTTACAAATTAAATATAATAAACAAAATTCCAAAAATTATTGGTGTTCAAGCAGAAGGAGCAGATTCAATTGTAAAAACTTTCGAAAATGGAAAACCATACACTCCTGTTGACATAATTCCCCATACTATAGCTGACAGTATCTCTGTAGGAAAACCCAGAGATGTCATTAAAGCATGTAAATATGTAGAAAAAAGTAGGGGCAAATTTTTAAGAGTTTCAGATAGTGAAATTAAAAACGCCATATTTGAACTTGCGCAAAAAACGGGAATATTTGCAGAACCTGCAGGTGCCGCTGCTTATGCGGGATTCAAAAAAGCCTTAGAATATAAATTACTTTCTAAAGAAAATACAGTAGCTATATTTATTACCGGAAACGGATTAAAAGACATTAGCCCTATAATGAATAATTTAAACATTCAAAAAGTCAACCCAAATCTAAAAGAGATTTTAGACTTCATTGAGGTGATAAAATGA
- a CDS encoding HD domain-containing protein has protein sequence MDRNEALKLLKEHVKTKNLIKHCIATEALMRKFAKYFGEDEDKWGIAGLLHDLDYEYTKDNPELHGLKSVEILGDKVSEDVKNAILAHCGKKKRETLMEKVIYAADPTTGFIVAAALIRPEKKLEPVDVRFLMKRFKEKSFAKGANREQMKSCEDFGLTLEKFYEMSLDAMKEISEELGL, from the coding sequence ATGGATAGAAATGAAGCATTAAAACTTTTAAAAGAACACGTAAAAACTAAAAATTTAATAAAACACTGTATTGCTACTGAAGCATTAATGAGAAAATTTGCAAAATATTTTGGAGAGGATGAAGACAAGTGGGGAATTGCAGGACTTCTTCATGACCTTGATTATGAATACACAAAAGATAATCCTGAGTTGCACGGGTTGAAATCTGTAGAGATATTGGGAGATAAAGTTAGTGAAGATGTTAAAAATGCAATATTAGCCCATTGCGGAAAAAAGAAAAGGGAAACTTTGATGGAAAAAGTAATTTATGCAGCAGATCCCACAACAGGTTTTATTGTTGCCGCTGCGTTGATTAGACCTGAAAAAAAGTTAGAGCCTGTAGATGTAAGATTTTTGATGAAGAGATTTAAAGAAAAATCTTTTGCAAAAGGAGCTAATAGAGAGCAAATGAAAAGTTGTGAGGATTTTGGATTAACATTGGAAAAGTTTTATGAGATGTCATTGGATGCAATGAAAGAAATTTCAGAGGAGCTTGGTTTATGA
- a CDS encoding (2Fe-2S)-binding protein, whose translation MKIQFKINGNKMEREVEVHKRAIDFLRDDLKITSVKEGCGEGECGACTIIVNGKTVHSCLMLAVELDGKDIITLEGVEDHIKNAFIEAGAIQCGFCTPGFIISTKFLLDNNPSPNESEIKEALEGNLCRCTGYIKILDAVKLAAKGREKND comes from the coding sequence ATGAAAATTCAATTTAAAATCAACGGAAATAAAATGGAAAGAGAAGTAGAAGTTCACAAAAGAGCTATAGACTTTCTTCGTGACGATTTAAAGATAACATCAGTAAAAGAAGGTTGCGGGGAAGGTGAATGTGGAGCGTGTACTATAATTGTTAATGGAAAAACGGTACATTCATGTCTAATGCTTGCCGTTGAGTTAGATGGAAAAGATATAATAACTCTCGAAGGTGTGGAAGATCATATAAAAAATGCATTTATTGAAGCAGGTGCAATACAATGCGGTTTTTGCACACCTGGATTTATAATTTCCACAAAATTTTTACTTGATAATAATCCTTCACCAAACGAAAGTGAAATAAAAGAAGCACTTGAGGGGAATTTATGTAGGTGTACCGGTTATATAAAAATCTTAGATGCAGTAAAACTTGCAGCAAAAGGACGTGAAAAAAATGATTAA
- a CDS encoding xanthine dehydrogenase family protein molybdopterin-binding subunit, giving the protein MKEVTRKIPKKDSLGLLLGKPVYTNDLSPKEALVVKVLRSPHAFAEIKNIDTSKAEKIEGIECILTYKDVPKIPITRAGQGYPEPSPHDWYILDKYVRYVGDEVAIIAGKDERCVDEALKKIEVDYEIFEPVLDFEKAENHPSIIHPEKETHPMFEIGFDAQKNIAASYEMEIGNVEEELKKCDVVIKERFYTQAQAHVAFEPHTATSYIDMYGRLIIISSTQVPFHVRRIIAEAFSIPIKDIRVIKPRIGGGFGGKQAIHGEPLVAAVTLKTGKPAKIVYSRKEVFEATYSRHPMRYDITLGASNDGKLKVIDMKGLSDTGAYGEHALTTFMVAGAKTLPLYNKVDAVRFSGKVVYTNKAPGGAFRGYGAIQGNFALESAIDMLAEKLAMDPIEFRKKNMIKEGETSPIFKIMGEGREGVDMIVRSCKLNECIEEGMKLINWKKKFPRKKISETKFRGVGMAIAMQGSGIANIDMGAAVLKLNDDGSFNLLVGATDLGTGSDTILAQIAAEVLNTKTEDIIVYSSDTDITPFDTGAYASSTTYVSGNAVKKAAEKMRKLILKEGSKKLNLNEKNVDFDGKYIFEKDGDKKISLKKLATLLFYTENQKQLVADASYVGEESPPPYMAGFAEVEVDIETGKVMLLNYIGVVDCGVTINPNLAKVQIEGGIVQGIGMALFEDVKYSPSGRLLTNNLMYYKIPSRKDIGNIIVKFIESYEPTGPFGAKSVGEIGIDTPPAAIANAIYNAVGVRINSLPITPEKVLKNNPQG; this is encoded by the coding sequence ATGAAAGAGGTCACCAGAAAAATTCCAAAAAAAGATTCATTGGGACTTTTACTTGGAAAACCAGTATATACAAATGACTTATCGCCAAAAGAAGCGCTAGTGGTAAAAGTTTTAAGAAGCCCCCACGCATTTGCAGAAATTAAAAATATAGATACCTCCAAAGCCGAAAAAATTGAAGGAATTGAATGTATTTTAACCTATAAAGATGTTCCAAAAATTCCGATAACACGGGCTGGACAAGGATATCCTGAACCTTCTCCACATGATTGGTATATATTAGATAAATACGTTAGATATGTAGGAGATGAAGTTGCAATTATAGCCGGAAAAGATGAGAGGTGTGTGGATGAGGCATTAAAAAAAATAGAAGTTGATTACGAAATTTTCGAACCTGTTTTGGACTTTGAAAAAGCAGAAAACCACCCTTCAATAATCCACCCTGAAAAAGAAACACATCCAATGTTTGAAATAGGTTTTGATGCACAAAAAAACATCGCAGCTTCGTATGAAATGGAAATTGGAAACGTAGAAGAAGAACTTAAAAAGTGTGATGTTGTAATTAAAGAAAGATTTTACACCCAAGCACAGGCCCATGTAGCTTTTGAACCGCATACAGCAACTTCCTATATAGATATGTATGGAAGATTAATTATAATATCTTCTACCCAAGTTCCTTTTCATGTAAGGCGAATTATCGCAGAAGCTTTTAGTATTCCCATAAAAGATATTAGGGTAATCAAACCAAGAATAGGTGGAGGTTTTGGCGGAAAACAGGCAATTCACGGTGAACCTCTTGTTGCTGCTGTAACTTTAAAAACAGGAAAACCAGCTAAAATAGTTTATTCAAGAAAAGAAGTATTTGAAGCAACTTATAGCAGACATCCTATGAGATATGATATTACACTAGGTGCATCAAATGATGGAAAGTTAAAAGTCATCGATATGAAAGGGCTTTCAGATACAGGAGCATACGGTGAACACGCACTCACCACCTTTATGGTAGCAGGTGCAAAAACTCTACCACTATATAATAAAGTAGATGCTGTTAGATTTTCCGGAAAAGTAGTATATACAAACAAAGCACCTGGAGGTGCATTTAGAGGTTATGGAGCAATTCAAGGGAACTTTGCATTAGAATCTGCAATTGATATGTTAGCGGAAAAACTTGCCATGGATCCAATTGAATTTAGGAAGAAAAATATGATAAAAGAAGGAGAAACCTCACCTATCTTTAAAATAATGGGTGAGGGTCGTGAAGGGGTAGATATGATAGTAAGAAGCTGTAAATTAAATGAATGTATCGAAGAAGGAATGAAATTAATTAACTGGAAAAAGAAATTTCCAAGAAAAAAGATTTCTGAAACAAAATTTCGTGGAGTAGGCATGGCAATTGCCATGCAAGGTTCAGGAATTGCCAACATAGATATGGGGGCCGCTGTTCTAAAACTTAACGATGACGGTTCATTTAACTTATTAGTCGGTGCAACAGATCTCGGTACTGGTAGTGATACCATACTAGCACAAATAGCAGCAGAAGTTTTAAATACAAAAACAGAAGATATTATCGTATATTCATCTGATACAGATATAACCCCATTTGATACTGGTGCATATGCCTCCAGTACAACATATGTTTCGGGAAATGCAGTAAAAAAAGCAGCAGAAAAAATGAGAAAATTAATTTTAAAAGAAGGGTCAAAAAAGTTAAATCTAAACGAAAAAAACGTGGATTTTGATGGAAAATATATATTTGAAAAAGACGGAGACAAAAAAATCTCTCTAAAGAAACTTGCAACTTTACTATTTTATACAGAAAATCAAAAACAACTTGTAGCTGACGCTTCATACGTAGGAGAAGAATCTCCTCCACCATATATGGCTGGATTTGCAGAAGTAGAAGTGGATATTGAGACGGGAAAAGTTATGCTTTTAAACTATATTGGTGTGGTAGATTGTGGTGTTACAATAAATCCAAATCTTGCAAAAGTTCAAATTGAAGGTGGAATAGTTCAAGGAATAGGAATGGCTCTTTTTGAAGATGTAAAATATTCACCAAGTGGAAGACTACTAACTAATAACCTAATGTATTACAAGATTCCTTCTAGAAAAGATATAGGAAATATTATTGTAAAATTCATTGAAAGTTATGAACCAACGGGACCCTTTGGAGCAAAATCGGTAGGTGAAATTGGTATTGACACACCACCAGCAGCTATTGCAAATGCTATATACAATGCTGTAGGTGTGAGAATTAACAGTCTTCCAATAACTCCTGAAAAAGTATTAAAAAACAATCCCCAGGGATAA
- a CDS encoding HD-GYP domain-containing protein — protein MLNKKLLDYIEKYKDDLGFEKGEKSINIFKEGDFIKLEKDGKVIFDLVDEEKYYELLPFILEKVVKGHLNVLIKEKAEDLIVDLLVNIIVLSEIEDEEGFSHTQRVAKMAERFGKFIGMDEKELRKFVKHAYLHDVGKISLEQIMLYSPTRISLFEDNYQDHTVMGSIFLSMFDVLWEYIPTVRYHHERWDGKGFPDGLSGKQIPFYARVISILDYFDETTHFISSEWEAVLKTPKEALELIKKLSGRYFDPNLVEKFEEFLKSEGVV, from the coding sequence TTGCTGAATAAAAAGTTGTTAGATTATATAGAAAAGTACAAAGATGATTTGGGATTTGAAAAAGGCGAAAAGAGTATAAATATATTTAAAGAGGGTGATTTTATAAAGCTTGAAAAGGATGGAAAGGTAATATTTGATTTGGTTGATGAAGAAAAGTATTACGAGTTACTTCCATTTATACTTGAAAAAGTGGTAAAAGGTCATTTGAATGTTTTGATAAAAGAAAAGGCCGAAGATCTTATTGTTGATTTATTGGTTAATATTATTGTTTTGAGTGAAATAGAAGATGAAGAGGGATTTAGCCATACGCAAAGAGTTGCGAAAATGGCAGAAAGGTTTGGGAAATTTATTGGTATGGATGAAAAAGAATTGAGAAAATTTGTTAAGCATGCTTATTTGCATGATGTGGGAAAGATAAGTTTGGAACAAATAATGCTTTATTCTCCTACGAGGATAAGTCTTTTTGAAGATAATTATCAAGATCATACAGTTATGGGAAGTATATTTTTATCAATGTTCGATGTGTTGTGGGAATATATTCCAACTGTAAGATACCATCATGAACGCTGGGATGGAAAAGGTTTTCCAGATGGTCTTTCTGGGAAACAAATACCATTCTATGCGCGTGTAATCTCAATTTTAGACTATTTTGACGAGACAACGCATTTTATTTCTTCCGAGTGGGAGGCGGTTTTAAAGACACCAAAAGAGGCACTCGAGTTAATAAAAAAACTATCTGGAAGATATTTTGATCCAAATTTGGTTGAAAAATTTGAAGAATTTTTAAAGAGTGAGGGGGTGGTATAA
- a CDS encoding (2Fe-2S)-binding protein — translation MKITLKINGKTEEVDIKPYEILLDVLRRLGYYSVRRGCDTGMCGICTVLLDGKPVPSCSIFAAKVDGHSITTVEGLKEAKELAKLLAEEGADQCGFCSPGLIVNTIYLKNMGVKDKDEIKSKLIGNLCRCTGYVSQHRAIEKFLGVE, via the coding sequence GTGAAAATAACATTAAAAATAAATGGAAAAACAGAAGAGGTTGATATTAAACCTTACGAAATACTATTAGATGTTCTTAGAAGGTTGGGATACTATAGTGTAAGAAGGGGCTGCGATACGGGAATGTGTGGTATCTGCACTGTTCTTTTAGATGGGAAACCCGTTCCATCATGCTCAATATTTGCCGCAAAAGTAGATGGGCATAGTATAACAACTGTTGAAGGATTAAAAGAGGCAAAAGAACTAGCAAAATTATTAGCCGAAGAGGGAGCTGATCAATGCGGATTTTGTAGTCCGGGTTTAATAGTAAATACAATATATCTAAAAAATATGGGAGTAAAAGATAAAGACGAAATAAAATCAAAATTAATTGGAAATCTTTGCAGATGTACTGGATATGTAAGTCAACATAGGGCCATTGAAAAATTTTTGGGGGTGGAATAA
- the thrS gene encoding threonine--tRNA ligase yields the protein MKIKFPDGNVKEFEKGITPGEIAKSISEGLYRNAVGAIVDNILWDLNRPINFDCSLKIVTKKDKEAPEFFRHTMAHILAQAVMRIYGEENVRLGIGPTIENGFYYDFEILNGTIKEEDLENIEKEMKKIIKEDLPIERFELPKDEAIDMMNKKGQIYKVELINEINDEKVSFYKQGEFVDLCRGPHLPRTGMIKHFKLLSASGAYWRGSEKNPMLQRIYGTAFATKEELENYLKMLEEAKKRDHRKLGPKLGLFFINTDVAAGMPIFLPKGTIILNELMAFSRSLHEEYGYTEVMTPLVMNVKLWYQSGHWDHYKENMYFTEKEEVEYAIKPMNCPGHILIYKNNVVSYRDLPIRLFEFGKVHRYERSGVLHGLLRVRAFTQDDAHIFCRQDQIEEEVSKVVKLIDQLYKPFGFSYRATLSTMPEDHMGDEETWEKATNALRKVLEDIKLEFEVAEGEGAFYGPKVDFHVRDSLGREWQCATIQLDFQMPERFELTYVDKDGIEKRPVMIHTAKYGSLERFFGILIEHFAGAFPLWLSPIQVVVLPVSDKYVSYARKIYSILMENGVRVSVDDRNETLGYKIREAQINKIPYMIIVGEREEESGKISIRSRDGVEQKDIAVEEFLDLLSVSIKERR from the coding sequence ATGAAGATAAAATTTCCCGATGGTAATGTTAAAGAATTTGAAAAGGGAATTACTCCTGGTGAGATAGCGAAAAGTATAAGTGAGGGGTTATATAGAAATGCAGTTGGAGCAATTGTTGATAATATATTGTGGGATTTAAACAGACCTATTAATTTTGATTGTAGTTTGAAAATAGTTACGAAAAAAGATAAAGAGGCACCAGAATTTTTCAGGCATACTATGGCGCATATTTTAGCTCAAGCTGTTATGAGAATTTATGGAGAAGAGAACGTAAGGTTAGGCATAGGTCCCACAATCGAAAATGGTTTTTACTATGATTTTGAAATTTTGAATGGAACTATAAAGGAAGAGGATTTGGAAAATATAGAAAAAGAGATGAAAAAGATTATAAAGGAAGATTTACCAATTGAAAGATTTGAGCTTCCAAAAGATGAAGCAATTGATATGATGAATAAAAAAGGGCAGATATATAAGGTGGAGTTAATAAATGAGATAAATGATGAAAAAGTTAGCTTTTACAAACAAGGTGAATTTGTAGATTTATGTAGAGGGCCACATCTTCCAAGAACAGGAATGATAAAACATTTTAAATTGCTTTCGGCATCGGGAGCTTATTGGAGAGGTAGCGAAAAAAATCCCATGCTCCAGAGAATTTACGGAACTGCATTTGCAACCAAAGAGGAATTGGAAAATTATTTGAAGATGTTAGAGGAAGCAAAAAAGAGAGATCATAGAAAATTAGGACCAAAATTGGGATTATTTTTCATAAATACAGATGTTGCTGCGGGCATGCCTATTTTCTTACCAAAAGGAACAATTATTTTGAATGAGCTAATGGCTTTTTCAAGAAGTCTTCACGAAGAATATGGATATACAGAAGTGATGACACCGTTGGTAATGAATGTAAAGTTATGGTATCAGAGTGGGCACTGGGATCACTACAAGGAGAATATGTATTTTACTGAAAAAGAAGAAGTGGAATATGCTATAAAGCCTATGAATTGTCCAGGACATATTTTGATATACAAAAACAACGTAGTTTCATATAGAGATTTACCCATTAGATTGTTTGAATTTGGAAAAGTTCATAGATATGAGAGAAGTGGAGTTTTACATGGACTTTTAAGGGTAAGGGCGTTCACTCAAGATGATGCCCATATTTTTTGTAGACAGGATCAAATAGAAGAAGAAGTAAGTAAAGTGGTAAAACTTATTGATCAGTTATATAAACCATTTGGATTTTCATATAGAGCTACACTTAGTACAATGCCAGAAGATCACATGGGTGATGAAGAAACTTGGGAAAAAGCAACCAATGCTCTAAGAAAAGTATTGGAAGACATTAAACTCGAATTTGAAGTGGCAGAAGGAGAAGGGGCATTCTATGGGCCAAAGGTTGATTTTCATGTAAGAGATTCTTTAGGAAGAGAGTGGCAATGTGCAACTATTCAACTTGATTTCCAAATGCCAGAGAGATTTGAATTGACTTATGTTGATAAAGATGGAATTGAAAAAAGACCGGTAATGATTCATACTGCAAAGTACGGCTCACTTGAGAGATTTTTCGGAATACTTATTGAGCATTTTGCCGGAGCATTTCCACTTTGGCTTTCTCCAATTCAGGTTGTTGTGTTACCTGTTTCAGATAAATATGTATCTTATGCAAGAAAGATATACAGTATTCTTATGGAAAATGGTGTAAGGGTATCGGTTGATGATAGAAATGAAACGTTGGGGTATAAAATTCGTGAGGCTCAAATAAACAAGATACCATATATGATAATAGTTGGGGAAAGAGAAGAAGAAAGTGGTAAAATAAGTATTAGAAGTAGGGATGGTGTAGAGCAAAAAGATATAGCTGTTGAAGAATTTTTAGACCTATTGAGCGTGTCTATAAAGGAAAGAAGGTGA
- a CDS encoding C1 family peptidase, translating to MSKRLISIFIIVLFGLLLFANSVVEQAIQYAENVTQKIKQYGFLWYASPNKEFFEEFEKFNVTSIDEIMRKINGTRELPEEVKSKIFNYLNLLRNNNGKIAPDSMTTTDDLMMASFILIKPENITDKTFYRLEPVKDQYMHGSCWAFSTAAMMESAYAVQVLNKEEGNINNLVDFSERWAAYHNIDWDVYVKSKYEYVQDKNSLEGGNVYFSSYNMIRYGMVKEESAPYEDVYLVSDEVIPLPPQAYRAPRIKASKTVMIPDAKSSKTLGYSYDDYINMIKTALKKFGSLSVAYTVPKDFGSYSKGIYVPTTSENSGGHAVTLVGWVDGKDLDDVVLAERVDPSASTILDVELPDGSYTYYDPTVDATFTTNLFWIIKNSWGYSWGDGGYYVVPAISKEAYENGKVGWWMIENRNMYISIFDSLAKHEGDSLDCNNDGVVNIDDFKYLVSKIGTTNSEEISKFDISFPEDGKVDGNDAATWVYLYNKLYGKK from the coding sequence ATGAGCAAAAGATTAATATCCATTTTTATAATAGTTTTGTTTGGTTTATTGTTATTTGCTAATTCCGTAGTTGAGCAAGCCATTCAATATGCAGAAAATGTAACACAAAAAATTAAACAATATGGATTTTTATGGTATGCAAGTCCAAATAAAGAATTTTTTGAAGAATTTGAAAAGTTCAATGTCACTTCTATTGATGAAATAATGAGAAAAATAAATGGAACAAGAGAGTTACCAGAAGAGGTTAAAAGCAAGATATTTAATTATTTGAATTTGTTGAGAAATAATAATGGGAAAATAGCTCCTGATAGTATGACAACAACCGATGATTTAATGATGGCTTCATTTATTTTGATAAAACCTGAAAATATTACTGATAAGACCTTTTATAGATTAGAACCAGTTAAAGACCAATATATGCATGGAAGTTGTTGGGCATTTTCTACTGCTGCAATGATGGAAAGTGCTTATGCTGTTCAAGTTTTAAATAAAGAAGAAGGTAATATTAATAATTTGGTGGATTTTTCTGAACGATGGGCAGCGTATCATAATATTGATTGGGATGTATATGTTAAATCAAAATACGAATATGTTCAAGATAAAAATTCGTTAGAAGGTGGAAATGTTTATTTCTCATCATACAATATGATTAGATATGGTATGGTAAAAGAAGAATCAGCACCATATGAAGATGTATATCTTGTATCTGATGAAGTTATTCCTCTACCACCACAAGCATATAGAGCACCAAGAATTAAGGCAAGTAAAACAGTAATGATTCCGGATGCGAAGAGTTCAAAGACTTTAGGTTATAGCTATGACGATTATATCAACATGATAAAAACAGCTTTAAAGAAGTTTGGTTCTTTATCAGTTGCATATACAGTTCCAAAAGACTTTGGTTCTTACAGTAAAGGTATCTATGTTCCAACAACTTCAGAAAACTCAGGAGGACATGCAGTTACACTTGTTGGATGGGTTGATGGAAAAGACTTAGATGATGTTGTTCTTGCTGAAAGGGTTGATCCATCAGCTTCGACTATTTTGGATGTGGAGTTACCTGATGGCTCCTACACGTACTATGATCCAACGGTAGATGCAACATTTACAACAAATTTGTTCTGGATAATAAAAAATTCATGGGGATATAGCTGGGGAGATGGAGGTTATTATGTAGTACCAGCAATTTCTAAAGAAGCATATGAGAATGGCAAAGTAGGTTGGTGGATGATAGAAAATAGAAATATGTATATATCTATTTTTGATTCTTTAGCAAAACATGAAGGTGATAGCCTTGATTGTAATAATGATGGTGTGGTAAATATTGATGATTTTAAATATTTAGTTTCAAAGATTGGAACAACAAATTCCGAAGAAATTTCAAAATTTGATATCTCTTTCCCTGAGGATGGAAAGGTTGATGGGAACGATGCTGCAACATGGGTTTATTTATATAACAAACTATATGGTAAAAAGTAA
- a CDS encoding FAD binding domain-containing protein, translated as MIYFKEYAKPKIIEEAYEILTSKNAKIIGGATFLKLSNQSFDVAIDLIDANLNFVNETETEVEIGSTVTLSKFEENPILSSFYNGFLKNITKDILNLQMRNIITIGGTIFPKLGFSDLITGLLVLDTEIYLFKNGKISLEKFLKTTIKKDIIEKIVIKKENLKTSFENIRFSEYDFSILNVAVSKSNNTLKIAIGSRPSVATLIKKPLEYFSNLEIDKLLENVNFSDDIRATKVYRKKVCKVLLKRALKEVL; from the coding sequence ATGATTTACTTTAAAGAATATGCAAAGCCTAAAATCATAGAAGAAGCCTATGAAATACTAACATCTAAAAACGCTAAAATAATAGGTGGAGCTACTTTTCTAAAACTTTCAAATCAAAGTTTTGATGTTGCAATTGACCTAATAGATGCAAACCTAAATTTTGTAAATGAAACAGAAACTGAAGTTGAAATAGGATCAACTGTTACCCTTAGTAAATTTGAAGAAAATCCCATATTATCATCTTTTTACAACGGATTCTTAAAAAATATAACTAAAGATATTTTAAATTTACAAATGAGAAATATCATAACAATTGGTGGAACGATTTTTCCAAAGTTAGGTTTTTCCGACTTAATTACAGGGCTTTTGGTACTTGATACAGAAATCTACCTATTTAAAAATGGTAAAATATCCCTTGAAAAATTCTTAAAAACAACAATAAAAAAAGACATAATTGAAAAGATAGTAATAAAAAAAGAAAATTTAAAAACCTCTTTCGAAAATATAAGGTTCTCAGAATATGATTTTTCAATTTTAAACGTTGCAGTATCAAAATCAAATAACACGCTTAAAATAGCAATTGGCTCAAGACCATCAGTAGCTACACTAATCAAAAAACCACTAGAATATTTTAGCAATTTAGAAATAGATAAGTTATTGGAAAACGTGAATTTTTCAGATGACATAAGGGCAACAAAAGTTTACAGAAAAAAAGTCTGTAAAGTATTATTAAAAAGAGCTTTAAAGGAGGTTTTATAG